The DNA sequence CTCGAGCGCATCGCCATCGAAGGGGTGGACCTCGGCACCGGCGACGACACACCGATGCGTCACGTAGGCGTGGGTCTCGTCGCGGGACAGTAGTCTGAGGGTCGCGTAGTGGGCGAGCCGCTGAGCCATGGCCTGCTGGTCCGCGCGGGCGAGCATCGTGCGCAGCGGCGGCTGACCCGCGAGCACGAGGGACAGTACGAGCCGGCTGTCCATCTCGAAGTTGGTCAGCAGGCGCAGCATCGCCAGGGACTCGGGCCGCAGATCATGGGCCTCGTCGAGCAGGATGACCGGACGCAGGCCGTTGGCGCCTGAGGTGTGGCAGAAGGCGTCCTGCAGCTTGCGCACGAGCGACGGGAAGATGCCGGCCGTTGAGAGCCCGCACGCCGCTGCGATCTCCTTGCACAGATCGCGCTTCGACAGCCCGGTCACCTTAACGTATCGGACCTGGTAGCGCGCCTCGGGCAGCGCGTCGAATAGGACCCTCAACGCCATGGTCTTGCCGGTACCGGCCGGTGCGATGAGCGCGGCGCTCATGCGCTGACGGACGGCCTCGATCAGGGCGTCCGTCGCCTCAGCCTGATGGGGCAGCACGAAGCGCTCCGCGACGGAGAGCTCGCGAGTGAACGGGGTCTTACGGAACCCCATCGGGCTCAGGTCGATGCTCATGGCTCCTCCTCATGTTCTTCTCGTGGTTCCTGCTGTTCTTCTGGCGG is a window from the Gemmatimonadota bacterium genome containing:
- a CDS encoding AAA family ATPase, with amino-acid sequence MSIDLSPMGFRKTPFTRELSVAERFVLPHQAEATDALIEAVRQRMSAALIAPAGTGKTMALRVLFDALPEARYQVRYVKVTGLSKRDLCKEIAAACGLSTAGIFPSLVRKLQDAFCHTSGANGLRPVILLDEAHDLRPESLAMLRLLTNFEMDSRLVLSLVLAGQPPLRTMLARADQQAMAQRLAHYATLRLLSRDETHAYVTHRCVVAGAEVHPFDGDALEAIFEMSHGNLRAIDRIALKSIELVAQAGASAVCSGNVIAARKLLWP